TTCgataatttcaaatcaaaagatcacatgcaccaTTGTTTATTAGAGGATTTGGTCCATAGACAGTGGGATAAACATTTATATAGAATCCTCTTATAAGTTGGTCCAATGAATATGTAGACAATATATATCCATGTGTTAACAATGAAGGGTAAAAGAATAACACCCCTCCTCAAAGGTCCTTCctgaaaaatcaatttccttTATCCAAATATTATCTAGGTTTGGTGGTGAACAACTAGGCTGGTGGTTTTGCTTGTAGATTTGGATTTCTtgatattttcatttgtaattttattgtattttctttccttttgctTGACTGAATTTTCTCCTAAGGAGATTATGTGTTGAAAGCCACTCTAATTTGATTGGAAACACATTagaaatttatttaactttaataaatatacaaatgaagaaagaaaaaaaaatctttttgaaattttaatgatgAGGAAATGTTGGTCAgcgaaaaataaataattaaaaagccaaaagacttattctcacctgtGGTTTGTTGCATCTCTAAActggtatttaaaatttaagtttgaaagaaaattattaattttttaaaattagaagaaaaacagataatattttaaagttaaataataattttaaccttagaaataactaatttttattagtttaactgtcgataaattttcaatattgatCATGtatcaatttaacaaaccttgggttggaaaaagttttttgacctaataaaatattgtacTCTCTAACTCCGGTTCTTTTCCGTCTTGTTTTAGAATGTGTAATGGTTACGCACTTTGTTTTTTTGTATAACAGTTAAGTACACGCCACAAACTTTATGTTTTAATAtctgataaaatttaaaagatttatcgtgatcttcaaatttttttataagctttctttctaaatttaaatcaagattACGGGTTATCAGGTGAATATCACAATCATTAGCGGCCAATTCTTGTTGGATCTGAAACCTTCCTTCTAAGGCCAGCACTGGCACGAGTATCATCCTCACAAAGCAAAATATCTGCACCAAAAACTACGTGTCATAATTTCATCACCTCTCAACTTTAAGCCACCGAACCATGTGACAAAACCGTAGCTATCCACCGTAACAAATGTACCCGCCCACAATCTATTCTCGCCCCTCCAAAAAGTAAAGTCTTGGTCTTTGTGTAGGAGTTCACGTTTTTTTGCGCGTTCAAACCGCGTGAACGTTACTATATATAAACGACCTTAAACTCTACCAATCCGAAAACGAAAAACAATAAACTTTgcaagttttaaaactaaattttctctTCCGTTTGAGAAATGGCGAGAAGTAAAGATGCGACTTCTTTCGGTTCTTTGGAAGAAGCTCGCAAAGTGTTCAACAAATTCGACAAGAACGGCGACGGAAAGATATCCGCCGATGAACTAAAGGACATCATCAGCGCGCTCAGCTCCAAGACTTCGCCAGAGGAGGTGGAACGTGTAATGCAAGAGATTGATAAAGATGGTGATGGCTACATTGACTTTGACGAGTTCGTTGAGTTTCATATGGGCGGCGCATCGTCCAGCGGTGACGGTTCGAAGGAGTTGAAGGACGCTTTTGATCTATTTGATGTTGACAAGAACGGATTGATATCAGTACAGGAGTTACATTCGGTGTTGAGGAAACTTGGAGAGAAGTGTTCGCTGAATGATTGCAATAAGATGATCAAACAGGTCGATGCCGACGGTGATGGCCATGTCAACTTTGAGGAGTTTAAGAAGATGATGACTCGCGCCTAATAGCCAAAAGGTTAGATCGACCGTTCATTAATGCCTTTTAATATTGCACTGACTATAGCTAGCTAGTTATTATTATAGGCTCTGTGTGAATACCTACAGATGCTGCtagggttttattatttgtttggttAGATAACTTGGAATTAATCGTTAACAAACTGTAAATCAAATTTGCTTTTAATCATGGCCTTGATTTCTGAATCTCTTTTGCTTGAAGTATATtgatatctttctttttaaagattatGAAAACGTACGCCATAAGTCTCAGAAAATTTGGAGTCTTAGGAGGAGCCTTCATTAGAATCATGTGAAATAGTTATATCCCTATTAGGTTTTGGTGTTGGTCCAAATTTGAGTTGGGTGGAGAAAACTTGTGGAAGTGGAAAGCATGAAAAAACGCTGTGGAATTAAGACTAGAATTAATAATTGGTCAAACTTTGAGTTtgatatttattgaatttttactTGTTAGGAAATGTGGACATAAATGCAAACGATGATGTCAACGCGGTATTTGTTTGCTTGGCTCTAATAATTTCTAATCTTGACCTTGAATCTCATCTCTTTATTATtcctaatttaaaatattaaataattcaattagttAAATTGCTTCTTGAGCAGTGTTATctcttttggtatataaatttttacatatatagGTGCATTTTcatgttattaaattttattttattattaatttaaaatcatctaatcatcttatgatatattcatgtgtatatatatttatatataaaaaatatatacacataatttgttattgattctTTAATGCAAACATCTCCTATTGGAGCagttagaaataaattttaatatttaactttaatttgcATTGCTTGGTTCTCTGTCATCTTTCCTGGTCTTCTATGGTGCACAATTCTTAATTGATGGAGAAGATTTCTTGAGCTTCTAGATACAAGCTAAGTTGTCAACAACAATCTCAAATGTTCTAATTGTTTCAGTGGTTGGAATTGATGTCGTATCATCCCCCTCCAAAACGTTTTCCGAAGTATCcatttgttgaattttcttatacaataaaattatacatataattttatgtataattttatatatgaataataatttattattatatgatattatgttattatttatgcataaaattatatataaaaattttatatataacactactccTTTGATAATAAggtaaaaattctttttttaaaaaaaattaatgggttAGCTAGTTTGTATGaaggatatatatatagtgttatTAACATTTCCTCATGTCTGAATagacagaaaaaaagaaaagaaaagagaatattaataaataaatatatcaatggTCGTTCCATGACAAccatatttgaaatttaaaatagattagCAAGaactaatctttttttttttttttttgaattttgcgAAAGAAATAATCCAATCCAACCCCATTGGCttcatacataaaatataagttgatACTAATGTAAACCTAGTGTGTGGTaacttttgaattatttgatCGGATTTAATCGATACTAAGACTAAATAAAATGTGTCACAAACATTTACAAAGCCACACaacattaaattcaaaattttttaatgtttactTTCATAATATtgagtttttttcttaaaaaatataatttgttaatgcaataaaattatgtatacttattttgagtatacaaatgatatatatttgatatatatcattatgcgatttgatgattttaaaataataataaaataatactgaatcacgtgatgatacatataaatatatatttatttgtatactaaaaatgggtatatatagtattaGTTTATGTTAATGCTAAATTGAATagacaatataattataataaaaaattggttggAATTAATagtgtttttatattatatttttgttataataaaattttaaatattatataaattatgaattacattttatcattaatttgagatctttatatatatttttaatttgcttaaaacatgtaaaaatataaaattaatttcataaggACATATGTGTCAAAACACAAGTTGTAACACACCTCTCTAGATATATACTCCTATATAGATTATAATTCGAAAAGATATGCACAACCTAAACTCAACTGAATTATAGTGTTATCTAATTACAACATGATATTAAACACTTACAATCATTGTGTGCAAAATGtataattcaaactcaattgaATTAGACCATCTGATTACTTAAAACAACATCCACACAATCTAGTGTTTGaaatccaaatcaaataaacataagTTCATAAATATCAATTGTCtcattttgaaaagtaaatacATTGTTTGAACATTTAAACACAAATAACTATAATGCCTTTTGTCCTCATGCAACAACTCGAGTTGGACTGTTTGCTCCCCGCATGTCTCGATACTCACATCTACCTATAAAACGACAAAAAAAGGAGTACATAAATGAAAATAGTCAGTTAGTAGGTGACTTCTCAATACCTTGCACACAACATCTTACAAACTAATATTCCATTACTATCACATAATGTGGTTACTATTAGATGTTTTTTGACGTCTTCCTATGCCTATTTGTCTTATCTCGACACTCTCATGCTCTAACTACGTAGGCAATGTCATCTCTGATGACTAACTCCTAAGCAAAACTCGACATAATTGATATCCTCGTGAAAGCAACCAATATCCTCGATATCTACTATTTATGTGCCTTGTGCACAATGTTAGTCAAACTTCGGGCTAACTATGATACCCTGGTCACATAAGGAATTTATTGTTGTCTCTCTTATCACATACCCATAGCTACGAGATtgctaattaaattatcatccTAGGATGGTCTCTACCTAAGCAAAACTCGACATAACTGATATCCTCGTGAAAGCAACCAATATCCTTGATGTCTACTATTTATGTGCCTTGTGCACAATATTAGTCAAACTTCGGGCTAACTATGATACCTTGGTCACAAAAGGAATTTATTGTTGTCTCTCTTATCACGTACACATAGCTACGAGATtgctaattaaattatcatccTATTATGGTCTCTACCACGAGCGCATACATGATGTATCTTGCTGACCACATGAGAAAACTGCTGATGCCATTGTCATTTACCTTGCATAcccaattaaactaaaataagtgatcgaTACATATTGATGTTAAATGCATGATGCATTTCATGAGTATTTATCTTTTGTATAACTCTATTACTTTCGCATATAATGTCACTTTTGTACATAATTGATGGCTATTTCAATGTAAATTACTTTTCTTAACATTCTCTATTTTCGATCTAAATTTGACTTGATCGGGGTTTGTGTCATCTTTTACATAGTCAAACATCCTTAGTATAGCTAGCTAACTTAATTTCACCTTCAATAAGCCTTTCTAACTCTATCCCCACTCTAacactattattttatttttgtgtaaacTGGAGTTGCTAGCCCTAACTCTTCATGCTCTCCATATAAACTATGCATAAGCATATGTTCTTATTAAGGGTGACTGTCCCTCTAAACTATGACTAACAAACAACCAATgctaaaatttgtcattgtaaaCCCCTCAAACTATCATTCACGATCGTCCATCTCTCTATTTAATTGTTCCTCCTAAAGTGCCATGAATGAACATCGGTCCCATTCCAAACAGCTGTTCATGCCTTAAGCATAGAACGAATGTGCATTTGACATGCATGAACTTATCGTTTTCCTTAAAGTTGAACAAGCGTCCTTGTTGTAGAGGGACGACTATTCATCAGTGTATATAACTACTTGATCTATTTGTTCTACATAGTCTAACTTAAACAACATAACACAATCGATTCCAAGCATGGCAAACCATATAAATTTGCTACTAAACATCTTTCTCACTAATGAAAATCAATAAACATGTTGTAATTTTCCATATCACCAAACTATTCTCAATGTTCAATCACAAAACCATCATAAGCATCCAAGTATAATAACAACATACTAATCAATGTGCTTTGTAAGAATATCATCATTAAATCCTTTTAAGGGAAATATTTACATATCACAAAatcatttgattatatatacAGTCCCAATACTACAACAAGTTGAATCAAACTAGAGGGTGAAggttagaaaaagaaaaaaactagaaGGTGATAGTCACCAAAATCTTTGCATGGCCTAGGCTTTCCAGTGACCAAACTCATCTTCAAGTGCACCTTTGGACACACAAGTCTTTGCTCTCTTGGCTGTTTGGCTTTGGAACTATATATGCGTAAAAATAAAACGCATTAGgccttgtgttttttttttttattttgccaaaCAAACACTATAAACAATTGTGCAGATCCTATGCACGATCGTCCTTTTCATTATCTATCTTAAACACGTCCTAAAATCACCGAAAAACTAATCTTATATGATTTCAAATTCGATGAATGGATGAACGAGCATTTTCTTGATCATGCATAGTCATTGGTCCTTACACTTAGGTTATTTTCACACGTTTAATatgaaataactattttacccttatcaagGCACGAACGGGTGTCCATCATTGTTATGAACGACTATTCATACATTTCaacaacatataattaattaagttcacataaattaagaagaaaaaactaaaatgcccttaatcATACCTATGGGCATTACACAAGTTTTActacatttataatatataaaaagccaaaagacttattcccacccaaggtttagtccattGCCAAACTCCTATtcgctaagttttaaaaatttaaatacccactcattaggtattaaagttaacaaaatatgttattattaagggtataattgtcattcaaataataatattaaaaaaataaaattatatttcatttcctcttctgagttttgaaaaatgataatttccccaaacttagttttaaaaatttactttttccaacctagaatttcatttctttcctctttttttgGGTAATCTCTCTTTGGCTGACAACAAATCTTCTTTCACTATTGGTGCTCCCTCTCGCCTCCTGAAGATAGACAAATTGGTAGAATCGATCGAAGACAAATCAACATGTGTTCTTTGTTGTGTGCTTCATCAAATTGACTTTAGACGAAGATAAACAAATCGACTCTTCATTGTGAGCTTTTCGTCTTCGGGCATTCTTCAAATGTCCTacatctttgtctttgtcttcgtGAAGCGCTCTAAACGAAGGTGAGCAGAAGACATTTCACGAAGAAGAGCAGAGTATCTTTGAATGAGAGAGAGCAATTTTGTCAAGCTATCTTTGAACACATGCTGATTTGTCTTGACTGATTCCATTGATTCGTCTATTTTTGAGAGGTGGAGGGAGTGCTAACAGAGAAAGAAGATAAGTTGTTGGTCGGAGAAAGGTCGTCAGAGAAGGGAGGAAAGAAATGAAAACCTAGTGGGGAAAtagtaagttttcaaaattaagttaaggaaaaattatcaattttaaaaaataaggtgGGGAAAAtgggataaattttttttgatattactgattcaatgataattatatttttgagaCTAACAAATtgtgttaactttaatagttgatGGGTAGGTATCTTGATTTTCGAAACTTAGCTTATGAGAATTTGTTAATAGTTCACTGAAAAAACAAGTTGGTATCCCTTGAATGTATAACTATAAATCAGTCGAAAGAGTATAATGGTAATTGATCCATTTGGAGCtatgttgtttatttttatatttatcctGAAACGTAAATGAAATATAGAATATTTCTGAAGCCAACGATAATCTGGCTTTTTCACTCACAGTTTTTATATTACTCATTCCAAGTAACAAAGTTCAGATACAGTACCAGTAAATGTCAGTGAATCAACAACAATCTGGCCAGTGTAATTTAAAATACTATGGCCAAATATAACATCTCTTATAGTTTTTTCTACTTGTACTCTATTTTTCAATCTGTCAAAATGGTAAATCCTTCAATGCTAAACAATACAGTCTTGAGGTAAATTTGAAGCACGAGCAGCAGGTAGATTTTCAAGAGAATCGTCATCTTGATTTATGTTGTTTTCCTCCTTGTTGGCCTCTTGCAGCTCTGATGCTTCCAAGACATAAGCCTTCACTTCCTCGAATCTTTCTTCTGTCAGAGAAACTTCGGCAAGAAGTCTCAAAGCATATTCTTCAGTTGCTCCCTCAAAatctatttttctcttcaatacTATATGCCCACTAATCTCCCAAACTGCAGGATTCACTTGGGTGTCTAGAAGCTCCTGGCTAACTTCTCCAAGTGCTTGTTTCTCAGCGTAACACTGCCCATGCAAACGAGAAGATGCATCAAGAGAGCTCCACTATAGACCGAATCAAAGCTTGTATTAATAATTAGAAGGGAGAAAAATTACCTGAAGGAACAAAAAGATTCTTGTACCACAACTAGATATCAACACATTGAAAGGGATGTTGTTGTTCTGAAGGAAAATGCAAGAGCCAGCAACTGCATTAGATAGA
The genomic region above belongs to Mangifera indica cultivar Alphonso chromosome 15, CATAS_Mindica_2.1, whole genome shotgun sequence and contains:
- the LOC123197995 gene encoding probable calcium-binding protein CML23, whose translation is MARSKDATSFGSLEEARKVFNKFDKNGDGKISADELKDIISALSSKTSPEEVERVMQEIDKDGDGYIDFDEFVEFHMGGASSSGDGSKELKDAFDLFDVDKNGLISVQELHSVLRKLGEKCSLNDCNKMIKQVDADGDGHVNFEEFKKMMTRA